The genomic DNA GTCCCGTGTAGAACGGTGAAGCCGTCGAGCCTTCTATTCAGATCCGCCACCGCCCGCTTCTGCTCCATCAGGCGCTCGATGCTCAACCCCCGTGTCATGGCCAGCGATTGGGAGTGGTCCGTAAGCGCCAGGTATTCAAGTCCTTGTCTGCGTGCCGCCGCTACCAGCTCTTCAAGTTCGTGGGCCCCGTCGCTCCACCTGGAGTGGACATGAAGATCGCCAAGGATATCCTCCCGTGTTACGAGTGCCGGCAGCTCTCCTGCCAGGGCGGCTTCCACCTCTCCCTGGTCTTCGCGTAATTCCGGCGGAATGTACGGCAACCCCAGGAGCCGGTAGACCTCTTCTTCATCCACGCCCCCGATGCGGAGGTCGTCGCTTTCACGAAACACCCCGTACTCGTTCAGTTTCATGCCCAGCTTTACGGCGATGCTTCGCAGCCGGACGTTATGGTTCTTGCTCCCGGTCAGGTACGCCAGAGCGGCTCCGAAGCAGGCGGGTTCCACCACCCGAAGGTCGACCTGCACTCCCTCCCTCAGGATTACGCTTGACCGGGTAGGTCCCCGGAGTATCACCTCCCGGACTCGCGGGAGGCTGGTGAAGGTCTCCATCACCTTTGCGGGGTCTGCGGATGTGGCGACGATATCTATGTCACGGACGGTATCCTTCCATCGCCGCAGGCTTCCCGCCAGCTCGATCCGTTCCACAGGTGAATTCCGCTTGAGCTGCTCCACCAGGTCACGGGCCACCGGCAGTACCGCTGACAAAGGAAGTCGTTCTTTCCCCCGCTTTACCGCCGATATTCCCTTGAGGATGTTTTCTTCGGTCTTAGCCTGTATGCCTCTGATGCCCGCCAGCTTGTGTTCCGCCGCCAGCTTCTCCAGTTCGTCCAGGGATGTCACCCCTGTCTTGTCAAAGAGGAGGCGGGCAGTCTTCGGCCCAAGCCCGGGGATGGCGAGAAGGGTCCGCAAGCCCGCCGGCAGCTCGCCACGCAGCTGCTCGTGAAGGGCCATTCTCCCCTCGCGCAGATACTCCTCGATCCGTTTCGCCAGATCGTGGCCTATCCCCGGCACCTGTCTCAGCTCCTTGCCGGACAGCTCTTCCAGATTCCTGGGCAGGTCTTCCAGGTTGAGTGCGGCACGTCGGTATGCCCTGACCTTGAAGACACTCTCTTCCTTGAGTTCAAGGATGTCTGCAATTTCGGAGAATATCCGCGCCACTTCCTGATTTTTCATTTCCGGGTTAGTTGCAGTGATACCATGACATCTCCTGCTCGTCGTAGCAGATGAGATGTGCCCGGGAATCGCTGCCTTTGACCTTGAAGTAGCGGCGGCGTTGCCAGTTGGCGGCCTCCTGCTCCTGCCACTGATCGAGAACCTTCACGACATCTATCCGGGACTCGTTGAAGAAGAAAGCCCGCGGGGTCTCGTCGGCCCGGTAGCCGGCGTATGCTATTACCCGTATACGTTCTTCCATCATGGAATCTCCCGTACGAATGGTGGATAGGGTTAGAGCCCTGGCCCGAATGGGAAATACCTAACAGTATAGCCCAAGTTGGTCAGAGAAAAAGTGGAGCGGGGAAAAAAGTGGGGGGACGTGTGTTAGCCGTGTCCGGGCGAGTAGGAATAACCTTCGGAGTAGCTGCAGGAACAGCAGAGCACACGCCGAGGCGTGAGGGGAGTGCACGGCAGGTCGAACGCGCAGAGGGAACCGCATTCGGGGCAATCTCCCATTCTGACCACCCATGAATGCGTCACTCCGTTTCGATCTGTTTCATGTATCCTCAGCATGAACGGCTCCTCGTGGTTTTGTGTTTCGATTTTACCATAATCGGAACAAGTGGCAGGTTCCTGAACGGGCAGTAACTAAATTTTCCGGCAAAAATAGAGGTTGACCCACGGAAAAAAGTGCGGGTAGCATATGGCCTACCCGATTTGAAAGGACGGACCGTCATGAATGTTGAGCAGATGAAGACCGTCGTCAGGGAGATTCTCGTCAAGACCGATCTGACCCCCTGTATCGTAGGCCACCGGGGCGTGGGCAAGACCGCAGGCATCATCCAGGTGTGCCGCGAACTGGGGCGCCGTTACGTGCCGCTCCGGCTTGGACAGATGGAAGTAGGCGATCTGGTGGGGATTCCCTATCGTGAAGGTGAGGCGATGCACTGGTCGCGCCCGTCGTGGATGCCGCGATCCGAGGACCAGCCGACCATCGTCCACTGCGACGAGCTTAACCGGGCGCAGCAGGAGGACACTCTCCAGGCGATCTTTCAGTTCGTGGAGCCGCCGGCGGAAGGGGAGCGGCGGGCGCTTCATACCCACAAACTTGATCCGAAGCATAAGGTGATCGTCACGATAAATCCCCCTGACGGAAGTTATCAGGTGACACCGCTTGACCGGGCGCTCATCGACCGGATGGTGATGCTCTACGTCGAAACCGACTACCACTGCTGGGCTGCATATGCTCAGCGCCGGGATCTGGAGGCGGGTGTCCGCCAGTTTCTTGCCGGCAACACCTCGATGCTGGCAAAGGCCGGCATCCCCATGGAGATAGAGGCGGAGCCGACGGAGCGCGGGTGGGAGATGGTGAGCACGCTTAGGAAAGAGTGCCGCTTTCCCCGCGAACTGGAAATGGAAGTCTATGCCGGGATTGTGGGGAAGACGGCCGCGGTCGCTTTCCTGCGATGGTGCGCGGAGCAGCGGCACAGGCCGGTAACGGCGGCGGAAGTCCTGGATAACTGGCCGGAGGTGGCGGATCGCCTTGCCGCGCAGAGGGATGACGCCCAGGCGGCCACAATGAACGACATCATCACGACTCTCAAGAATGACCCGCAGTTGAATGTGACGAGAGAGGAGAATCTGGTCCGATATGTGGACATTCTTCCCCGTGACATGCGGTTCGGAATGGTGAAGGCCCTTCTCAGAATACCTCCGGTAGCGCAAGCCTTGAGCCGGGACAAGTACGACGGCGTCATCCTGGACGCGATACGGCAGATCAGCGCGGAAGCATGAGGCTTCCTGGAGCAGCTTCTTGAGCCGCGAACTGGAAAATGCGATCGTCCGCCTGCTGAAGCGCCGCCCCTTCTACGGCCAGTTCCTCCTCAACTGCCGGAAGGAGGAGAGGGGAGAGTATCCCGCGGGGGTTACCGTCCGGGACGGGATACCCCTCGTCGCGGTGAATCCGGCGCTTTTTGCCCAGGCCTCGGCAGCAGAGCAAGAGGCCCTTCTGGAGCATGGGGTGAAGCACCTTCTTCACCTTCACATGTTCCGGAGGGGGGAGCGAAACGTCCACGACTGGGATATCTCATGTGATCTGGCTATCAATCCTTCTATTGAAGGCCTTCCTTCCGGGGCTGCGGTTCCTTCCGATTTCAGTGTGCCGGAGGGGCTTGCCGCAGAGGAATACTATATTCGCCTGAGTTCACCGTTCGATACGGGCAACATGGCCGGCAACGGCATCGGCACTGCCGCTCCCGATGCGGGGGGGCATGCGGGCCCGGGAGGAGGAACAGAGCGTGCGGTGCGGGGAGCCGTCATCGACGACCATACCATCTGGTCCGACGCCGACAGCACGCCACTGCGCCTTGCCGAGGAAGTGCTTCGGGAGATTGTTCGGGACGCTTCGTTGAAAAGTCATGGTGAGCTGCCGGAGGATATCCGGCCGCTGGCGGAAGCTCTTCTGAAGCCATCGCTCATCCCCTGGCAGCAGGTGTTGCGGCAGTTCGTCGCTACCGCAGGAAGGATCGGCAGGCAGACCACCTGGATGCGGGAGCATCGGCGTTTCGGCAACCTCACGCCGGGCACGAGGAAGCGTCATCGCCTCAACCTGCTGGTCGGGGTGGACGTGAGCGATTCTACGGATACCGTGGAGTTGCGGGAGGCGTTTGCGGCGGAGCTGATGCGAATCGCCAGGGGGCGAGATGCGCAGATTACCGTGCTCTACGCCAACAGCCGCATCAGGCGTATCGATAACTTTCGCGGCGATGCGGTGCGTGCCGAGAGCTATCACGGAGGAGGGTTCACCGACCTGAGGCCCGTTTTTCAGCACGCCCGTTCCATGATTCCCCCTCCCGCTGCAGTCGTGTATCTTACTGACGGCATCGGTCCCGCTCCCGAGACGATGGAGTTTCCCACTCTCTGGGTGCTGACGAGGGAAGGGGAGAGGCCGGCGCCGTGGGGAGTGGAGCTGCGGCTCGACGTTTGACAGGCGGCTGAAAAACAGCCATCTCGCCGCCGTCCTCGAAAGCCGCCTCGTGCAGCGTAGCGCTGTTTATGCCCCAGAGGGTACTACGCTTCCGCGGGGCTTTCTGCGGGTGCGGCGACCTGACTGTTTTTGATCCACCCGATTTTGATAAATCTAATAAGGAGTGCACGGTAGTTTTGGAGGAGCAGAAAAATGGAAAATGAATTTGCACCGATGACGGTCGAATCGGTCCGCCTGCTGCTGGAGGAGGCGGGGGCGCAAGTGGCGGCGAGATCGGGACGGAGCGACCATTACGGCGCGCCGCGTGATTTCTCATTTGAAGTGAAGGGTGTCTTTCCCAATGGCATGGCCCTGCATGTGGTAGCCCGTCAGTTCAACTACCGCGACCCCTGGGAGGGGGCCGGGCGGGTGAACGACCTTGTGGACGTATCGCTTCTGCGGGACGGGGCTTATGTACCTCTGCCCAAGGGATACCCCTTTTTTCAGGGGAGCGATCAGGAAGAGGGGATCGACGAGCCGACCCTCCGGGAGCTCGTTGTGTGTGTTCGTGATCTGAACCCCAAGATTTATCTGCTTCAGCATCTGACGGGGGATGAGCCTTAGCGGGATGCGCTTCTGCGCTGCTGCGAAACCGGTGAAGGATGGTAGACTTGAACCAGGAGGTGGAATGCCATGGTCTTTTTTTACGATCCTAAAGATGACGCCGATCTGACCCGCGTGGAAGGGGTGCTGCATAAGGGGGGAATAGAGTATTTCCTGCGTCGCGAGCCGGCGGGAGGTCCCGGACGGCTCCAGGTCTGCGTGGCGGAAGAAGATGTGCCGGAGGCCCATCGCCTGGTGGAGACGAGTGAATCGCCGGGGCGGCCATGAACAGTCCTGCACGTGGTGCTTTGATTGGATGCTTTCTCCTGCTTGCCGGTTGCGCCACCACCGACAGGAGAGTCAATATTCTCTACGAGCCGTCGGTGGGCGCCAAGGGAGGGACAGGCGACCTTTATCTGGTCGGAGACAGGGAAGCACAGGGTAAGAAGGTGCAGTGGGTAATCGGGGAGGTAATAAATAACCGGAAGGAGCAGGTGGGAAACATAGTAACCGATCTGGCTCCCGCCGAACTCGTGCTGGACGCCTTTGCCGCCGAGCTGAGAAGCGCCGGCTATCGGGTCGTCATGAGCAGGAGCATCCCGGCAGATGTGGATAAAGGGCTTGTACTGGGTGATGTATCAATCACGCTGCGCGAGGTGGACGGCCTGTTCCAGTCTGAGGCCCGCAACAAGATGAAGGTGGCCATCGAAGTGTGGCGAAAAGGTGTCAAGCTCACCAAGCTCGATTACGAGACGGAGTATGTCGATTCGACGGTCAGGGACCGCCGGCGGCTCGCCGAGGAGACTCTGCGGACCTCCCTGCGTAACTTTCTACGCCAGGCAGTGCCGGAGATAATCAGAAAACTGGAGCAGTGACTGCCGTACCCCAGTCGTCGGCACCTTCCTTTCAAATGCTGAAGTAGAAGGTAGCTCCCCGATCCGGCTCACCTTCCGCCCACACACTTCCGCCGTGGCGTTCGATGATCCGAAGGACCGTTGCCAGGCCGATGCCGTGCCCCTCCACTTCGTCGCTTCCGGGGAGGCGTTGGAACGGAGCAAAGAGTCGGTGGGCATCTTCGGCGCGAAATCCTCTTCCGTTGTCCTTGACGAAGAATGCCGGATGTCCACCAGTTGTTACCGCGCCGAAGCGGATCTTCGCCATTTCCCGATGCGCAGTGTACTTCCAGGCGTTTCCCAGAAGGTTGCGCATCACGATCCGTAGCAGGCGGAGGTCCCCCCTGGCGAGGAGCCCGTCCATAACTTCGACTTCCACTCTCCTATCCGGCCATTCGAACTGAAGGTCCGCCAGGATTTCCTTCGCTATTTCGCTCAGATCCACCTCTTCCTCTTTCAGCGTGCTTTGCGTCAGAAGTGAAAATTCGAGCAGCGTTTCTATAAGCTCATTCATGCGTTCGGTGCCGCGGCGTATCTCTGAAAGAAACCCCTTGCATTTGTCGTCGAGCTGGTTCTCGCACAGATCGGCGAGAACCTGACTGTACCCGTGGATTGATGTGAGGGGAGAGCGCAGGTCGTGGCATACCGTGTAGCTGAAGGATTCCAACTCCCTGTTGGCAGCTTCCAGCTCAGCGGCGCGTGCTTCGAGGGCGCGGTTCAACTGCTCGATTTCTTCCTCCATTACTTTGCGTTCGGTCACGTCGAGAGCGGTTCCAATAACCATGATAGGTTTGTTGCCGCAGTCAGTAAGAACTTCCTCCTGTCCCAGGAGAACCCGGATGCTTCCATCGGGGCGCACTATACGGAAGTAGTAGCTGTTGAGTGCATCAGGCTCTGTAATGGCAAACTCCGCCCGTCTCCGTATTTCATCCATGTCTTCTGGATGAAGCATCTTCAGGAATTGCTCAAGGGATGCCGCGACTGCTCCCGGCTCAAGCCCGAAGATGCGATACAGCTCGTCGGACCAGAAGGATTTTCCCGTGTCGATGTAGCGCTTCCAGCTTCCCAAATGGGCTATCTTCTGCGCTTCTGCCAGTTGTCGCTCGCTGCTGCGAAGCTGCTCTTCGTACCGTTTCCGATCGGTTACATCTTCTATGATGGCAACGAAATTGGTGACGGTCCCGCTGGTATCTTCGATTGGTGCGATGGAGATCGATTCGTGGAAGAGTTCTCCGTTCTTGCGGCAGCTGATCAGCTCCCCCCGCCATTCATTCCCGCCGGTAACCGCCTCCCGCATCTGCTGATACGTTTTCGGCACCTTCAATCCCGGTTTATATTCGGCCAGATTCGTTCCGACTGTATCGGCGGGTGAAAAGCCGGTTGTTTCCGTAAACTTCGGGTTGACGTATTCGATCGTCCCCAGCGGGTCGGTGATCACGATGTTAACCGGACTTTCATGCACCGCCCGATACATTTTACGAAGCTCCTGCTCGCTACGTTTTCTTTCGGTTATGTCCTGCAGCCATACGAGCCATGCCGGTTTTCCCCGCCATTCGGTTTCCAGGGCTGACATTTCCAGGATGATGCCTCTCCCCTCGCTGGTGCTTATCTGGGTTTCGGTGGTTCCATCGGGGGGAATGGGGAAGGGGAAGGGCTTTCCCTGGAGCTGACGGGCACTGCTCCCGTAGATCCGCTCCGCAGCTGCATTCGCATAACGGATCCGATTGCCGCTGTCGACGATCAGCATGCCGTGCAGGCACCGCTGCATCAAAGACTGGAAGCGCCTGTAGCAGGCGAGCAGCTCTTTGCGTCTGTGCTCAAGGAGAATCCGGTTGTTCTTTTGTCTGAACATGATGCCTCACTCCCACAAGCCTTCAGCGACAGTCACCAGTGCCGGCATTGCCCCGGCATGGGAAAAGGAGCTGTAGAAGTCCTCCCCGCTCCTGAACCGGCTTGCACAGGGGAGGATGATGACGTATAAGACGAAGTGAATATTGCTGATAGAGAGGGTGCTGCTTCCGATCGCTCTAAAAAGAATAAGGGATGCAGTCAGACTCCTCATGCGGCAGGAAATGCCATATTAATTAATTTACTATAATTTTATGCCGGTGCAACGGAGATGATGCCTTTTCCGTCTAACCTCCAGGGTTCGGCACTGTCTGTGAAAACGAAAAAAGTGTGCTACCCTGAAAGTGCAGTTGTAGAGACGGCGGTATGATGCAATGCGTGCTGTTCTTTAAAGGAGAGAGGGATGAAGAGCGGAGCGGAATCGTGGGCCATAGGTGTCGACCTCGGCGGAACCAAGATTCAGGTGGCGCAGGTCGACTCGCGGGGGCAGGTTTTCGGCCGGTTGCGTGTACCTACGCGAGTCGATTCCGGGGCGGAGGGGGTAGTTGCGGATATTGTATCGGCAGTACGGGAACTGCTCGATCTGCAGGGAGCTGTTCCTGCGGGAATCGGCGTCGGAGTTGCCGGGCAGGTTTCCCCTGACGATGGGACGGTTTTTTTTGCACCCAACCTGAACTGGCTCGATGTTCCCCTGCAGGCGGACCTTACTCGGGCGCTAGGCCTGCCGGTGGTAGTCACCAATGACGTCCGTGCAGCAACTGTCGGGGAGTGGCTCCACGGTGCCGGTCGGGGGCACGACGACATAGTGTGCATGTTCGTGGGAACCGGGATCGGCGGCGGCATGGTGTGCGGGGGCAAGCTTCTGACGGGGTGCAGCAACAACGCGGGGGAGGTGGGTCATGCCACGGTGGACCTGCACGGCCCGATCTGTCATTGCGGCAACAGGGGGTGCCTTGAGGCTGTAGCGGGTGGGTGGGGGATCGCCCATCGCGCTCAGGAAGCGGTCATGGCTGATCCGGATGCGGGAAAAACGCTGATGGAGCTGGCCGAAGGGCGTCCCGACAAGATTACGACAGCCATGGTGGGCCGTCTGGCGCTGAGCGGAGATCCCCTGTGTCTACATCTCCTTGCGGAAACGGCTGAAGTTTTGGGGGCAGGGGCGGCTGCCCTTGTCAACGCCTTCAACCCCTGCTGTCTCATCCTCGGCGGCGGAGTCATCGAGGGAATTCCGGATCTCGTCCAGCAGGTGGAGCAGGAGGTGCACCGTCGCGCCCTACGTGCGGCCGTTACACCGCTGCAGGTCGTGCGCTCGGTCCTCGGGGGGGATGCGGGTGTAGTCGGTGCCGCAAGCCTTGCGCTTTCAACCTTCGCCGGCATCCGCCAGTCATGATGTCGGTGGGGGAAAGGGAATTCGGGGAGCTTGACCTGCTGTGCGTCAACACCATCAGGTTTCTATCCGTGGACGCTGTCGAAAACGCCGCCAGCGGGCATCCCGGAATGCCGCTCGGTGCTGCGCCCATGGCGTACGTCCTCTGGAGCCGGTTTCTACGCTGCAACCCCTCCAACCCATCCTGGTTCAACCGGGACCGCTTCGTCCTCTCGGCCGGACACGGCTCTGCTCTGCTCTATGCGCTGCTCCACCTTGCTGGTTATGATCTTTCTCTAGACGAGCTTCGCCGTTTCCGGCAGTGGGGGAGCCTGACACCGGGACACCCGGAGCGTGGCCATGTACCTGGGGTCGAGATGACTACGGGACCTCTTGGGCAGGGGCTGGCAAACATGGTGGGGATCGCGATGGCCGAGGCTCATATGGCAGCCCGCTACAACAGGCAGGGCTTTCCGGTGGTCGACCACTGGACATATGGCATTGCGGGAGACGGCGATCTCATGGAGGGTGTGGCGGCTGAGGCCGCTTCTCTCGCCGGGCACCTGCGGCTGGGAAAACTCATCTGTCTTTATGACGACAACCGTATGACTTTGGCTGCGGCAGCAGGTCTTTCATTTACAGAAGACCGCGCCGCGCGGTTTCAGGCTTACGGCTGGCATGTAACAGGAGTCGAGGACGGCAACGACCTTGCTGCGATCAACAATGCCATTGAAGAGGCGCGGAGGGAGACGACGCGACCTTCTCTGATCATCGTCCGCACTATCCTCGGCTATGGCTCCCCAAATCGTCAGAATACGCCTGCTGCTCACGGCTCTCCCCTCGGAAGGGAGGAGGTGAGGCTGACCAAGGAGCGGCTCGGGTGGCCGGATTCTCCTACTTTCCTGGTGCCCGAGGAAGCAGTGGCCTTTTTCCGTGAGGCGGTGGGAAAGGGGGCGATGGCAGAGGAGAAGTGGCACGAGCTTTATTCCTCCTATGAGGAGGCATTCCCCTGCGAAGCAGCCGAGTTGGGTCGTATGATGTGCGGGAAGTTGCCGGATGGCTGGGATGCCCGGCTGCCGGAGTATGGCGCTGACGCAAAGGGAAAATCAACAAGGGCCGTGTCGGGGGAGGTGCTGAACGTATTGGCTTCAGTTCTGCCTGGACTGTTGGGAGGGTCGGCGGACCTTGAGTCCTCCACCATGACCATCCTCAAGGAGATGGGTGACTTCGCCTCTCCCTCATGTCCGGTGGATGACAGGCAGGGGGCGGCGGGAGGAACGTGGGGGTATGCAGGCCGCAACATCCACTTCGGGGTGAGGGAGCATGGAAT from Geobacter sp. DSM 9736 includes the following:
- the polX gene encoding DNA polymerase/3'-5' exonuclease PolX, coding for MKNQEVARIFSEIADILELKEESVFKVRAYRRAALNLEDLPRNLEELSGKELRQVPGIGHDLAKRIEEYLREGRMALHEQLRGELPAGLRTLLAIPGLGPKTARLLFDKTGVTSLDELEKLAAEHKLAGIRGIQAKTEENILKGISAVKRGKERLPLSAVLPVARDLVEQLKRNSPVERIELAGSLRRWKDTVRDIDIVATSADPAKVMETFTSLPRVREVILRGPTRSSVILREGVQVDLRVVEPACFGAALAYLTGSKNHNVRLRSIAVKLGMKLNEYGVFRESDDLRIGGVDEEEVYRLLGLPYIPPELREDQGEVEAALAGELPALVTREDILGDLHVHSRWSDGAHELEELVAAARRQGLEYLALTDHSQSLAMTRGLSIERLMEQKRAVADLNRRLDGFTVLHGTEMDIKPDGTLDFPDEILRELDFVIGALHSAFKQSREQITARMVAAMRNPHVSMIAHPTGRIIGQREEYEIDMEEVITVAAETGTALEINSYPLRLDLSDLYCRKARQRGVTLVINSDTHFIGQFETLPYGVAVARRSGLERKDILNTLSAAELVRRLKGGKSCRR
- a CDS encoding AAA family ATPase, giving the protein MNVEQMKTVVREILVKTDLTPCIVGHRGVGKTAGIIQVCRELGRRYVPLRLGQMEVGDLVGIPYREGEAMHWSRPSWMPRSEDQPTIVHCDELNRAQQEDTLQAIFQFVEPPAEGERRALHTHKLDPKHKVIVTINPPDGSYQVTPLDRALIDRMVMLYVETDYHCWAAYAQRRDLEAGVRQFLAGNTSMLAKAGIPMEIEAEPTERGWEMVSTLRKECRFPRELEMEVYAGIVGKTAAVAFLRWCAEQRHRPVTAAEVLDNWPEVADRLAAQRDDAQAATMNDIITTLKNDPQLNVTREENLVRYVDILPRDMRFGMVKALLRIPPVAQALSRDKYDGVILDAIRQISAEA
- a CDS encoding VWA-like domain-containing protein, whose translation is MSRELENAIVRLLKRRPFYGQFLLNCRKEERGEYPAGVTVRDGIPLVAVNPALFAQASAAEQEALLEHGVKHLLHLHMFRRGERNVHDWDISCDLAINPSIEGLPSGAAVPSDFSVPEGLAAEEYYIRLSSPFDTGNMAGNGIGTAAPDAGGHAGPGGGTERAVRGAVIDDHTIWSDADSTPLRLAEEVLREIVRDASLKSHGELPEDIRPLAEALLKPSLIPWQQVLRQFVATAGRIGRQTTWMREHRRFGNLTPGTRKRHRLNLLVGVDVSDSTDTVELREAFAAELMRIARGRDAQITVLYANSRIRRIDNFRGDAVRAESYHGGGFTDLRPVFQHARSMIPPPAAVVYLTDGIGPAPETMEFPTLWVLTREGERPAPWGVELRLDV
- a CDS encoding PAS domain S-box protein, producing the protein MFRQKNNRILLEHRRKELLACYRRFQSLMQRCLHGMLIVDSGNRIRYANAAAERIYGSSARQLQGKPFPFPIPPDGTTETQISTSEGRGIILEMSALETEWRGKPAWLVWLQDITERKRSEQELRKMYRAVHESPVNIVITDPLGTIEYVNPKFTETTGFSPADTVGTNLAEYKPGLKVPKTYQQMREAVTGGNEWRGELISCRKNGELFHESISIAPIEDTSGTVTNFVAIIEDVTDRKRYEEQLRSSERQLAEAQKIAHLGSWKRYIDTGKSFWSDELYRIFGLEPGAVAASLEQFLKMLHPEDMDEIRRRAEFAITEPDALNSYYFRIVRPDGSIRVLLGQEEVLTDCGNKPIMVIGTALDVTERKVMEEEIEQLNRALEARAAELEAANRELESFSYTVCHDLRSPLTSIHGYSQVLADLCENQLDDKCKGFLSEIRRGTERMNELIETLLEFSLLTQSTLKEEEVDLSEIAKEILADLQFEWPDRRVEVEVMDGLLARGDLRLLRIVMRNLLGNAWKYTAHREMAKIRFGAVTTGGHPAFFVKDNGRGFRAEDAHRLFAPFQRLPGSDEVEGHGIGLATVLRIIERHGGSVWAEGEPDRGATFYFSI
- a CDS encoding ROK family protein, coding for MKSGAESWAIGVDLGGTKIQVAQVDSRGQVFGRLRVPTRVDSGAEGVVADIVSAVRELLDLQGAVPAGIGVGVAGQVSPDDGTVFFAPNLNWLDVPLQADLTRALGLPVVVTNDVRAATVGEWLHGAGRGHDDIVCMFVGTGIGGGMVCGGKLLTGCSNNAGEVGHATVDLHGPICHCGNRGCLEAVAGGWGIAHRAQEAVMADPDAGKTLMELAEGRPDKITTAMVGRLALSGDPLCLHLLAETAEVLGAGAAALVNAFNPCCLILGGGVIEGIPDLVQQVEQEVHRRALRAAVTPLQVVRSVLGGDAGVVGAASLALSTFAGIRQS
- the tkt gene encoding transketolase, translating into MGEREFGELDLLCVNTIRFLSVDAVENAASGHPGMPLGAAPMAYVLWSRFLRCNPSNPSWFNRDRFVLSAGHGSALLYALLHLAGYDLSLDELRRFRQWGSLTPGHPERGHVPGVEMTTGPLGQGLANMVGIAMAEAHMAARYNRQGFPVVDHWTYGIAGDGDLMEGVAAEAASLAGHLRLGKLICLYDDNRMTLAAAAGLSFTEDRAARFQAYGWHVTGVEDGNDLAAINNAIEEARRETTRPSLIIVRTILGYGSPNRQNTPAAHGSPLGREEVRLTKERLGWPDSPTFLVPEEAVAFFREAVGKGAMAEEKWHELYSSYEEAFPCEAAELGRMMCGKLPDGWDARLPEYGADAKGKSTRAVSGEVLNVLASVLPGLLGGSADLESSTMTILKEMGDFASPSCPVDDRQGAAGGTWGYAGRNIHFGVREHGMAAVMNGIAGHGGLIPFGSTFLVFSDYLKPALRLAALMGLHVIHVFTHDSIAVGEDGPTHQPVEQLAGLRAIPRLLVIRPGDANETVAAWRTAVTAEGPVVLVLSRQNVPILDRARFASAEGVARGGYVLADMPGGEPQLILIASGSEVPLIAAAWEKLVGMGVAARAVSMPCWELFLEQPQDYRDTVLPPQVEARLAVEAGTTQGWHRFVGSRGLVIGVDRFGSSAPGDEVMERYGFTVEHVTEAALELAGVREDG